The Phyllopteryx taeniolatus isolate TA_2022b chromosome 9, UOR_Ptae_1.2, whole genome shotgun sequence genome contains a region encoding:
- the LOC133483498 gene encoding engulfment and cell motility protein 2 isoform X5 gives MASTLAQKHLRSIILNHVIRGNRPIKAEMAHQLYVLQVLTFNLLEERMMTKMDPNDQTQRDVIFELRRIAFDGENDPTGTEKRKALYAKDYKMLGFTNHVNPAMDFTQTPPGMLALDNMLYLAKVHQDTYIRIVLENSSREDKHECPFGRCAIDLTRILCEILQVGELPNEGCNDYHPMFFTHDRAWEEFFCICIQLLNKTWKEMRATSEDFNKVMHVVREQITRALAMKPSSLDQLKNKLRGLSYSEILRLRQSERMSQDDFQSPPIIELRERIQPEILELIKQQRLNRLCEGSCFRKVGNRRRQEKFWFCRLSLNHKVLHYGDLDESPQGEVPFEMLSDKIPVSDIKSVVTGKDCPHMKEKSALKQNKEVLELAFSVLYDPDETLNFVAPNKYEYCVWTDGLCALLGREMSSDLTRSDLDTLISMEMKLRLLDLENITIPEAPPPVPKEPSSYNFTYNYS, from the exons ATGGCAAGCACTTTGGCCCAGAAGCACCTACGATCCATCATTCTTAAT CACGTCATAAGAGGAAATCGACCAATCAAAGCAGAGATGGCACATCAGCTGTATGTGCTGCAAGTGTTGACCTTTAATCTTTTGGAGGAACGAATGATGACCAAAATGGATCCTAATGACCag ACTCAAAGAGACGTGATTTTCGAGCTGCGGAGGATTGCCTTTGATGGAGAAAATGACCCCACTGGTacagaaaaaagaaaggcaTTGTATGCCAAGGATTATAAGATGCTAGGTTTCACA AACCATGTGAACCCTGCTATGGACTTCACTCAGACTCCCCCGGGGATGCTGGCTTTGGACAACATGTTGTACCTGGCCAAGGTCCACCAGGACACATACATCCGG ATTGTTCTGGAGAACAGtagtcgtgaggataagcatgaATGTCCCTTTGGCCGGTGTGCCATCGACCTGACTCGGATACTCTGTGAGATACTACAAGTTGGAGAATTGC CTAATGAGGGCTGCAACGACTACCATCCTATGTTCTTCACTCATGACcgagcatgggaggagttcttTTGCATTTGCATCCAGCTGCTCAATAAAACCTGGAAGGAGATGAGGGCCACCTCTGAGGACTTTAATAAG GTGATGCATGTGGTCCGAGAGCAGATCACCAGGGCTCTGGCCATGAAGCCCTCGTCTTTAGACCAGCTAAAGAACAAGCTACGAGGTCTCAGCTACTCAGAGATACTGAGACTACGACAGTCTGAGAGAATGAGCCAGGATGACTTTCAGTCTCCTCCCATCAT TGAGCTGCGAGAGAGAATCCAGCCTGAGATTCTGGAGCTCATTAAGCAGCAACGACTCAATCGGCTGTGCGAGGGCAGCTGTTTCCGAAAAGTAGGCAACCGCCGAAGGCAAG AGAAATTTTGGTTCTGCAGACTCTCTCTCAACCACAAAGTACTGCATTATGGGGACTTGGACGAATCACCTCAGGGTGAAGTGCCTTTTGAGATGCTCAGCGACAAGA ttccTGTGTCTGACATCAAATCTGTAGTGACTGGGAAGGACTGTCCTCATATGAAGGAGAAAAGTGCTCTCAAGCAAAACAAG GAGGTGCTGGAATTGGCCTTCTCTGTCCTTTATGATCCGGATGAGACGCTAAACTTTGTTGCGCCCAACAAATATGAG TATTGCGTCTGGACGGATGGCCTTTGCGCGCTGCTGGGCAGAGAGATGAGCAGTGATCTGACACGCAGTGACCTGGACACACTCATCAGCATGGAGATGAAGCTCCGCCTCCTGGACCTTGAGAACATCACAATCCCAGAGGCCCCGCCCCCTGTTCCGAAGGAGCCAAGCTCTTATAATTTCACTTACAACTACAGCTGA